A portion of the Segatella copri DSM 18205 genome contains these proteins:
- a CDS encoding IS982 family transposase, translated as MEITKDKVTELFCIIDEFYKVFDAENAGKLLLSEDGVKRRRRKASLSDSEIMTILLYFHFGSFRNFKHYYLFFIRGTLKSYFPNAVSYNRFVELESRVFFPLMFFLNLRAFGRCTGITFVDSTMIPICHNLRRYANKVFKGIATDGKGTMGWCHGFKLHLACNDRGEIIAFVLTGANVSDKDPAVFDVLAKRLYGKLFADKGYISQKLFDSLFEEGIQLVTGLRVNMKNKLMPFYDKMMLRKRYIIETINDLLKNTAQIVHSRHRSVANFIINIISALGAYCFFDNKPKALTGYVIEDTKQLSLF; from the coding sequence ATGGAGATTACCAAGGACAAAGTTACAGAATTATTTTGTATTATTGATGAATTTTACAAAGTTTTTGATGCTGAAAATGCAGGAAAATTGCTTTTGAGTGAAGATGGAGTAAAGCGCAGACGACGTAAAGCCTCTTTATCTGATAGTGAAATCATGACGATTTTGCTGTATTTCCATTTCGGCTCGTTCCGAAACTTCAAGCATTATTACCTATTCTTTATTAGAGGAACTTTGAAGTCATATTTTCCAAATGCGGTGTCTTATAACCGTTTTGTAGAACTTGAAAGTCGCGTATTCTTCCCTCTCATGTTCTTCCTGAATCTCCGTGCTTTTGGCAGATGTACAGGTATAACCTTTGTTGATTCAACCATGATACCAATATGCCACAATCTCAGGCGTTATGCCAACAAAGTGTTCAAAGGCATTGCCACAGACGGAAAGGGAACAATGGGATGGTGTCATGGGTTCAAGCTACATCTGGCTTGTAATGATAGAGGTGAGATAATTGCTTTTGTTCTCACTGGTGCAAACGTTAGCGACAAAGATCCAGCGGTATTCGATGTGTTGGCTAAACGTCTGTATGGTAAGCTGTTTGCAGATAAAGGCTATATCTCGCAAAAACTTTTCGATTCGCTTTTTGAGGAAGGCATCCAGTTGGTAACAGGACTGAGAGTGAACATGAAGAACAAACTAATGCCGTTCTATGACAAGATGATGCTACGCAAAAGATACATCATTGAAACGATTAATGACCTGTTGAAAAATACGGCTCAGATAGTACATTCACGTCACAGGTCTGTTGCGAATTTCATCATAAATATTATTTCTGCATTAGGGGCATACTGTTTCTTTGACAACAAGCCCAAGGCACTTACTGGATACGTTATCGAAGATACGAAACAGCTTAGTCTTTTCTAA
- a CDS encoding SLC13 family permease — translation MTTTLIILVITVALFIWGRVRADIVALTALAALLLLGILTPAEALAGFSSPIVIMMIGLFVVGGAIMQTGLAKLTGNKLMALSRGNETITFLLVMLVTSFIGAFVSNTGTVALMMPIIMSIAAGSGMQSSRFLMPLAFAGSLGGMLTLIGTPPNLVIDEVLTEGGYQPLAFFSFFPVGIIVIAIGIIVLMPLSKIFLSKKQNGKKKKQGKSLDDLVDEYQLLDNLHRYIVPSRRPSAALDENGEQMDIVGKTLKDLSIQKKYGVSIIEIRNEKKSRLGLVKDVSQNMAKSSSTIQVHDTLYIIGEEEKMKRFASDYGLRKMKDVKIDFYDLGLTEIVVMPTSNFAGLRIGDANLRKRFGINVLGVKRGDEYITENLIATKLHVGDMLLVQGEWTNLAHLAADTSNWVVIDQPEKTADKVLLDYKAPVAAAIMLLMIAMMVFDFIPVAPVTAVIIAGLLTVFAGCFRNVEAAYKTINWESIVLIAAMMPMSTALEKTGASALVSLGLVESLGSMGPTALLAGIYFTTSLMTMFISNTATAVLMAPIALVAAQQVGVSPYSFLFAVTLGASMCFASPFSTPPNALVMKAGGYTFMDYVKVGLPLQIIIGVVMTFVLPLLFPY, via the coding sequence ATGACAACAACACTTATCATATTGGTTATTACGGTAGCCCTGTTCATCTGGGGCAGGGTGAGGGCCGACATCGTGGCGCTTACCGCCCTGGCTGCACTCCTGCTTCTGGGTATCCTGACACCTGCCGAGGCGCTGGCGGGCTTCTCTTCGCCCATCGTCATCATGATGATAGGACTCTTCGTGGTGGGTGGAGCTATCATGCAGACCGGACTTGCCAAGCTTACGGGCAATAAACTCATGGCGCTCTCGCGCGGCAACGAAACCATCACCTTCCTGCTCGTAATGCTCGTAACCTCCTTTATCGGCGCCTTCGTGAGCAATACCGGAACGGTGGCCCTCATGATGCCTATCATCATGAGCATAGCTGCGGGCTCGGGCATGCAGTCGTCGCGTTTTCTCATGCCGCTCGCCTTTGCCGGAAGTCTGGGCGGAATGCTCACCCTCATCGGTACGCCGCCCAACCTGGTTATCGATGAAGTATTGACCGAGGGCGGTTATCAGCCGCTTGCTTTCTTCAGCTTCTTCCCTGTGGGCATCATCGTCATCGCCATCGGCATCATCGTGCTCATGCCGCTCAGCAAAATCTTCCTCAGCAAAAAGCAGAACGGTAAGAAAAAGAAGCAGGGCAAATCGCTTGATGACCTGGTAGACGAATATCAGCTGCTCGATAATCTGCATCGCTACATCGTGCCTAGCCGCCGCCCTTCTGCCGCCCTCGACGAGAATGGCGAGCAGATGGATATCGTGGGCAAAACCCTGAAGGATCTGAGCATCCAGAAGAAATATGGCGTGAGTATCATCGAGATAAGAAACGAGAAGAAATCACGACTGGGACTGGTGAAGGATGTGAGCCAGAACATGGCGAAGAGCAGCAGCACCATTCAGGTTCACGATACCTTATATATAATAGGTGAGGAGGAGAAGATGAAACGCTTTGCCAGCGATTACGGCCTCAGGAAGATGAAGGATGTGAAGATTGATTTCTACGACCTGGGACTGACCGAAATCGTGGTGATGCCTACGTCTAATTTTGCCGGTCTGCGCATAGGCGATGCCAACCTGCGCAAGCGTTTCGGCATCAACGTGCTGGGCGTAAAGCGTGGCGATGAATATATTACCGAAAATCTGATAGCCACCAAGCTGCATGTGGGCGATATGCTCCTGGTGCAGGGCGAATGGACCAATCTGGCTCATCTGGCTGCCGATACGAGCAACTGGGTGGTTATCGACCAGCCAGAGAAGACTGCCGACAAGGTGCTCTTAGATTATAAGGCGCCTGTGGCGGCTGCCATCATGCTGCTGATGATTGCGATGATGGTATTCGATTTCATTCCTGTGGCTCCGGTCACGGCGGTCATCATCGCCGGACTGCTGACCGTCTTTGCCGGATGTTTCCGGAATGTAGAGGCGGCTTACAAGACCATCAACTGGGAGAGCATCGTGCTGATAGCCGCCATGATGCCGATGTCTACGGCGCTTGAGAAGACGGGTGCTTCAGCCTTGGTTTCTCTGGGGCTGGTAGAGAGTTTGGGTTCGATGGGACCTACGGCGCTCTTGGCAGGTATCTACTTCACCACTTCTCTGATGACGATGTTTATCAGCAATACTGCCACGGCTGTGCTGATGGCTCCTATTGCCCTGGTGGCGGCCCAGCAGGTAGGTGTGAGTCCTTATTCCTTCCTCTTTGCGGTTACGTTGGGCGCCAGCATGTGCTTTGCCTCTCCGTTCTCCACGCCTCCTAATGCGCTGGTGATGAAGGCGGGTGGCTATACGTTTATGGATTACGTGAAGGTAGGTTTGCCTCTGCAGATTATCATCGGCGTTGTGATGACCTTCGTTCTTCCACTTCTGTTCCCTTACTAA
- a CDS encoding low molecular weight protein-tyrosine-phosphatase translates to MTKKGKHTVLFICLGNICRSPAAEGIMKSLVEKAGLQDEFEIDSAGIGGWHIGQLPDSRMRKCGAEHGYNFNSHARQFQKSDFARFETIVVMDNENYRAITSMASSESDRKKVVRMADFLTHHREYTTVPDPYYGDYSDFELVITLLEDACQGLLDSIIGEG, encoded by the coding sequence ATGACAAAGAAAGGTAAACATACCGTATTATTTATCTGCCTGGGCAACATCTGCCGCTCTCCGGCAGCCGAGGGAATCATGAAGAGTCTTGTAGAAAAAGCGGGGCTTCAGGATGAGTTTGAAATCGATTCTGCGGGCATCGGGGGCTGGCACATAGGTCAGTTGCCCGACAGCCGCATGCGTAAATGTGGCGCCGAGCATGGCTACAATTTCAACAGCCATGCCCGCCAGTTCCAGAAGTCAGACTTCGCCCGTTTCGAAACCATCGTGGTAATGGACAACGAAAACTACCGTGCCATTACCTCCATGGCTTCTTCAGAGTCTGATAGGAAGAAGGTTGTGCGCATGGCCGATTTCCTGACCCACCATCGCGAATACACCACCGTTCCCGATCCGTATTATGGCGACTATAGCGACTTCGAGCTCGTCATCACGCTTCTCGAAGATGCCTGCCAGGGATTGCTGGACAGCATTATCGGGGAAGGGTAA
- the mnmA gene encoding tRNA 2-thiouridine(34) synthase MnmA, whose translation MNIDEIKDKRIAVLLSGGVDSSVVVWEFAQLGLHPDCFYIKIGPEEKEEWDCSSEEDLEMATAVARKYGCKLQVVDCHHEYWNEVTRYTMEKVKAGFTPNPDVMCNRLIKFGAFDEKMGHNYDLIATGHYAQTETDENGDKWLVTSPDPVKDQTDFLAQIESWQLKKAIFPIGHHIKNEVREIAEEEHLINAKRKDSQGICFLGQINYNDYIRRYLGEKPGDVIEMETGKRIGEHKGLWFHTIGQRKGLGFGGGPWFVIKKDVENNILYVSHGYDPQSAYKKDFPLHDFHFLTREVAMQKVTFKIRHTPEYHPATIEKLEDGRWMIHSEEAIHGVAPGQFCVVYDEHHHRCYGSGEITV comes from the coding sequence CTGAATATTGACGAAATAAAGGATAAGAGAATTGCCGTGCTCCTTTCGGGTGGCGTCGACAGTTCGGTTGTGGTTTGGGAGTTTGCCCAGCTGGGCCTGCATCCTGATTGCTTCTACATCAAGATTGGTCCTGAGGAGAAAGAGGAGTGGGACTGCTCTTCGGAGGAGGACCTGGAGATGGCTACGGCTGTGGCTAGAAAGTATGGGTGCAAGCTGCAAGTGGTTGACTGCCATCATGAATATTGGAACGAGGTAACCCGTTATACGATGGAGAAGGTGAAGGCTGGTTTTACGCCTAATCCGGACGTGATGTGCAACCGCCTGATTAAGTTTGGCGCCTTCGATGAGAAGATGGGTCACAACTACGACCTCATCGCCACGGGGCATTATGCGCAGACCGAAACGGATGAAAATGGCGACAAATGGCTTGTCACGAGTCCTGATCCTGTAAAAGACCAGACCGATTTTCTGGCTCAGATAGAGAGCTGGCAATTGAAAAAAGCGATTTTCCCTATCGGCCATCATATCAAGAATGAGGTTCGCGAGATAGCCGAAGAGGAGCATCTGATAAATGCCAAGCGCAAGGACAGCCAGGGAATCTGCTTCCTGGGACAGATTAATTATAATGATTATATCCGCCGTTATCTGGGCGAAAAACCGGGCGATGTCATAGAGATGGAAACGGGCAAGCGCATAGGCGAGCACAAGGGGTTGTGGTTTCATACCATCGGCCAGCGCAAGGGCTTGGGCTTTGGCGGCGGTCCCTGGTTCGTGATTAAGAAGGATGTAGAGAACAACATCCTGTATGTGAGTCATGGTTATGATCCGCAGTCGGCCTACAAGAAGGATTTTCCTCTTCACGATTTCCATTTCCTCACACGCGAGGTTGCGATGCAGAAGGTAACTTTCAAGATTCGTCATACGCCGGAGTATCATCCTGCTACGATAGAAAAGCTGGAAGACGGCCGCTGGATGATTCATTCAGAAGAAGCGATTCATGGTGTGGCTCCCGGCCAGTTCTGTGTAGTTTATGATGAGCATCATCATCGTTGCTATGGCTCGGGCGAGATTACGGTATAA
- a CDS encoding putative transporter, translating to MEILKNLFYGFPDLWGGGVAHSVMILSLVIALGLCLGKLRVKGVSLGLAWILFIGLIFGHFSLNLDEHLLHFLKEFGLILFVYSIGLEVGPGFFASFKNGGKSLNLLSMIVVALSIITTLVIFLCSGTSITSMAGILSGAVTNTPGLGAAQQAFSDLRHIDAPSIAAGYAIAYPMGVLGVILSFIILRFALRIDKQKEEDEAKRGKGHLEAMTLNTFAVKVSNQMVFKDTVKQIRYLLKRDFMVSKIIRNNGERQDEVVNGQTVIEEGDILQIVAHPTVEEPIIALLGEKVDVKDEEFSSELINRRILITKPGINGKSISQLQIRSNLGANITRVNRNGVDLIATPDLKLQLGDRVTVVGKELAIAHTEKVLGNQMKRLNYPNLIPIFLGIMLGCIVANIPFFIPGINENLRLGLTGGPLVVAILIGYFGPKYNLVTYNTISANLMLREIGICIFLACVGLGTGEQFIQTVASESGLTWILYGIAITMIPIILGGIIGKLVFHINYYTLLGVLAGTNTNPSALAYVREQTSADAPTVGYANVYPFAMFLRIVTIQIIIFVFG from the coding sequence ATGGAGATTTTAAAAAATCTATTTTATGGCTTCCCAGACCTTTGGGGAGGCGGAGTAGCCCACTCTGTGATGATTCTTTCGCTGGTCATCGCCTTGGGTTTGTGTTTAGGTAAGCTCAGAGTAAAAGGTGTTTCCCTGGGCTTGGCTTGGATTCTGTTCATCGGTCTTATCTTTGGACATTTCTCTCTCAACCTTGACGAGCATCTGCTCCACTTTCTCAAGGAATTTGGCTTGATTCTCTTTGTCTACTCTATCGGTCTGGAGGTAGGTCCGGGCTTCTTCGCTTCGTTCAAGAACGGCGGCAAGAGTCTCAACCTGCTCAGCATGATCGTAGTGGCCCTGAGTATCATTACTACCTTAGTCATCTTCTTATGTTCGGGAACATCCATCACCTCTATGGCCGGTATCCTTTCGGGTGCTGTAACCAATACTCCTGGATTGGGTGCAGCCCAGCAGGCATTCAGCGACCTGCGCCACATCGACGCCCCATCCATCGCAGCCGGCTATGCCATCGCCTATCCTATGGGTGTGCTCGGCGTTATCCTCAGCTTCATTATATTAAGGTTCGCGCTACGTATAGACAAGCAGAAGGAAGAGGATGAAGCTAAGCGAGGCAAGGGCCATCTTGAAGCGATGACCCTGAACACCTTCGCCGTAAAGGTTTCTAACCAGATGGTTTTCAAAGATACCGTCAAGCAGATCCGCTATCTGCTGAAGCGCGACTTCATGGTTTCCAAGATTATCCGTAACAACGGCGAACGCCAGGACGAGGTGGTTAACGGACAGACCGTGATAGAAGAGGGCGACATTCTGCAGATTGTGGCTCATCCTACCGTAGAAGAACCTATCATCGCCCTGCTCGGCGAGAAGGTTGACGTAAAGGACGAGGAATTCAGCAGCGAGCTCATCAACCGCCGAATCCTGATTACCAAACCGGGCATCAACGGCAAGAGCATCAGCCAGTTGCAGATTAGAAGCAACCTTGGCGCCAACATTACCCGCGTGAACAGAAATGGTGTAGACCTCATCGCGACCCCAGACCTGAAACTCCAGTTGGGGGACCGCGTAACCGTAGTGGGCAAGGAACTAGCCATCGCTCATACCGAGAAGGTGCTGGGTAACCAGATGAAGCGTCTGAACTACCCTAACCTCATCCCAATCTTCCTGGGCATCATGCTGGGTTGTATCGTAGCCAACATTCCGTTCTTCATCCCAGGCATCAACGAGAATCTGCGTCTCGGACTTACCGGCGGCCCATTGGTAGTAGCCATTCTGATAGGTTATTTCGGACCGAAATACAACCTCGTTACCTACAATACCATTTCAGCCAACCTGATGCTTCGCGAAATCGGCATCTGCATCTTCCTGGCTTGCGTGGGTCTCGGCACAGGCGAACAGTTTATCCAGACCGTAGCATCAGAAAGCGGACTGACCTGGATACTCTACGGCATCGCCATCACCATGATACCAATCATTCTGGGCGGCATCATCGGCAAGCTCGTGTTCCACATCAATTATTATACATTACTCGGCGTATTGGCAGGTACCAACACCAACCCTTCTGCCCTGGCTTACGTACGTGAGCAGACTTCGGCAGATGCGCCAACAGTAGGCTATGCGAATGTATATCCATTCGCCATGTTCCTCAGAATTGTAACCATTCAGATTATTATTTTTGTATTTGGATAA
- a CDS encoding threonine/serine ThrE exporter family protein: MTEKELKTCACVEDNCKEIAESELRRKLDLLLRTGSILMESAADTSRIMRTMKRAAAFLGLDERYMHLYINWNVLMVNYSDEEHSFSKFQRCEKHGINLTSISQVSKLTWKAIKDNYSLEQYEQALNDIKATPRSFTPWQVAIGGGFACGGFCIQFGCDWPAFFFCSLAAILGFRLRMFLPTKGCNNYVAIGISAFVATLIAWLTSFLSLNPSIAEALPAFMHSDTPWHPLMACALFIVPGVPLINFVSDMLDGYIEVGMVRALNTLLMIFAMAFGIAFAIQVCHIDNFVKDLTMTPHHEYWEFAIAAAVSAMGFSTIFSIPRRLLPVVAVGGIIAVCFRNFVNLGPSNGNIGLDMGLSIGSLAGSALISIIVIKARHWFHTPHQCITIPSVIPMVPGVLMYRALFAFIDMHGVVGEVTVGMNNLIKASLAIICIALGVAIPNVFFRRFIADNRKRKLLAMLVERKKKNGEFVDLHEVEIK; this comes from the coding sequence ATGACAGAAAAAGAATTGAAAACCTGCGCTTGCGTAGAGGACAACTGCAAGGAAATAGCAGAATCAGAACTCAGAAGAAAACTCGACTTATTATTACGTACCGGTAGCATTCTCATGGAGAGTGCTGCCGACACATCCCGCATCATGCGAACCATGAAGCGTGCAGCAGCTTTCCTCGGGCTCGACGAGCGATACATGCACCTTTACATCAACTGGAACGTGCTGATGGTAAACTATAGCGACGAGGAGCATTCCTTCTCCAAGTTCCAGAGATGCGAGAAGCACGGCATCAACCTCACCTCTATTTCCCAGGTAAGTAAGCTCACCTGGAAGGCCATCAAGGATAACTATTCGCTCGAACAGTATGAGCAGGCCCTGAACGACATCAAGGCCACCCCACGCAGCTTTACCCCTTGGCAGGTAGCCATCGGCGGCGGTTTTGCCTGCGGCGGATTCTGCATCCAGTTCGGTTGCGACTGGCCAGCCTTCTTCTTCTGTTCGCTTGCAGCCATATTGGGTTTCCGCCTGAGAATGTTCTTGCCAACCAAGGGCTGCAACAACTATGTAGCCATCGGCATTTCGGCTTTCGTAGCCACTCTGATAGCCTGGTTGACCTCATTTCTTTCGCTCAACCCATCGATTGCCGAAGCGCTTCCAGCCTTCATGCATTCAGATACCCCTTGGCATCCGCTGATGGCGTGTGCCCTCTTCATCGTGCCGGGAGTTCCACTCATCAACTTTGTAAGCGATATGCTCGACGGATATATTGAGGTGGGAATGGTTCGTGCCCTGAACACCCTGCTGATGATCTTCGCGATGGCGTTCGGTATCGCCTTCGCCATCCAGGTTTGCCATATCGACAACTTTGTGAAGGATCTTACGATGACTCCTCATCACGAATACTGGGAGTTTGCCATCGCAGCTGCCGTATCGGCCATGGGCTTCTCTACCATCTTCAGCATACCTCGCCGTCTGTTGCCGGTTGTAGCTGTGGGCGGTATCATCGCCGTTTGCTTCCGCAATTTCGTCAACCTGGGTCCATCTAACGGCAACATCGGTCTCGACATGGGTCTGAGCATCGGTTCGCTTGCCGGTTCTGCGCTCATCAGCATCATCGTGATCAAGGCGCGCCATTGGTTCCATACCCCTCACCAATGCATCACCATTCCTAGCGTTATCCCAATGGTACCGGGAGTTCTGATGTATCGTGCCCTCTTTGCCTTCATCGACATGCATGGCGTAGTAGGCGAAGTAACCGTAGGTATGAACAACCTCATCAAGGCCTCGCTCGCCATCATCTGCATCGCCCTGGGTGTTGCAATTCCAAACGTATTCTTCCGCCGCTTCATCGCCGACAACCGCAAGCGCAAGCTGCTTGCCATGCTGGTTGAAAGAAAGAAGAAGAATGGCGAATTCGTAGATTTGCACGAAGTAGAAATCAAATAA
- a CDS encoding LysR family transcriptional regulator produces the protein MEIRQLKYFLKVAETLNFSEASRKLYITQSTLSQQISHLEQEIGMPLFERNSHEVYLTEAGKELRPYAQNAVNSAEACVDHMNDLKEMLTGELNIGVTFSFSNIMSETLIAFLHAYPHVKLNIQYRTMQELMDGLKKRELDLVLAFKPLKNEKAVDSRAIFSNRLAAIVNVNHPLARLSSVKLSDLERYDLILPCKGLQARNAFDHMVEGKDLNYKIMVEVNNVNIIFDLLSRSNLVTILSESTTILQNGMKAIPIDAADNEMDGCIHILKDAYMKNSAQEFISMLSQNTSILANFALKDILR, from the coding sequence ATGGAAATACGACAACTGAAATATTTCTTGAAGGTAGCCGAGACGCTCAACTTCTCAGAAGCTTCGCGCAAGTTATACATCACCCAGAGCACCCTCTCACAGCAGATTTCGCATCTGGAACAGGAGATTGGTATGCCTCTCTTCGAGCGCAATTCTCATGAGGTTTACCTCACAGAGGCGGGCAAGGAATTGAGACCTTACGCCCAAAACGCGGTCAATTCTGCCGAAGCCTGTGTAGACCACATGAACGATCTGAAGGAAATGCTTACAGGCGAACTGAACATCGGCGTAACGTTCTCCTTCAGCAACATCATGTCCGAGACGCTCATCGCCTTTCTCCACGCCTATCCTCATGTAAAGCTCAACATCCAATACCGCACCATGCAGGAACTGATGGACGGACTGAAGAAGCGCGAACTCGACCTCGTTCTGGCTTTCAAGCCTCTGAAGAACGAGAAAGCGGTAGACAGCCGAGCTATTTTCAGCAACCGTCTTGCCGCCATCGTGAACGTGAATCATCCGCTGGCGCGCCTTTCATCGGTCAAGCTTTCCGATCTGGAGCGTTACGACCTCATCCTTCCTTGCAAGGGTCTGCAGGCACGCAACGCCTTTGATCACATGGTAGAGGGCAAAGATTTGAACTACAAGATTATGGTAGAGGTGAATAATGTAAACATCATCTTCGACCTTCTGAGCCGCAGCAATCTGGTGACCATTCTCTCCGAATCGACCACCATTCTGCAGAACGGCATGAAGGCGATTCCTATCGATGCTGCCGACAACGAAATGGATGGCTGCATCCACATTCTGAAAGATGCTTACATGAAAAACTCAGCCCAGGAGTTCATCAGCATGCTGAGCCAGAACACCAGCATCCTCGCCAACTTTGCGCTGAAGGATATTCTGAGATAA
- a CDS encoding DMT family transporter yields the protein MTSSNKVKGFAAGVVAAVCYGTNPLGTLELYGDGFNSSSVLIYRYLLAVLMFAVVMLFRKESFKVKWGHLIRLGVLGCMFSLSSATLYVSFHYMAAGIASTILFVYPIMTAILMTVFFHEKVTCSTSLAILLAVSGVGLLYQGDGNDKLSTAGFALVMCSSLLYALYIISINQWKNPGMSNIKFTFYILVFGLLTMFVYSFIAGEPILMLQTPKQWLCAAQLALLPTVLSLFFMTVSINLIGSTPAAIMGALEPVTAVIIGVCVFGESFSLQLAIGILAILAGVTIIIARKKG from the coding sequence ATGACAAGCAGTAATAAAGTTAAAGGCTTTGCGGCGGGTGTTGTTGCCGCAGTATGTTATGGTACCAATCCTTTGGGCACGCTCGAACTCTATGGCGACGGATTCAATTCCAGTTCTGTACTTATCTATCGTTATCTCTTGGCGGTACTGATGTTTGCCGTGGTGATGCTGTTCCGCAAGGAGAGTTTCAAGGTGAAGTGGGGACATCTGATTCGTCTTGGCGTGCTGGGCTGCATGTTTTCGCTCTCATCAGCTACGCTTTATGTCAGTTTCCATTATATGGCGGCAGGTATTGCCAGCACCATCCTCTTCGTTTATCCTATTATGACAGCCATCCTGATGACGGTCTTCTTCCACGAGAAGGTAACGTGCTCTACCTCGCTTGCCATTCTTCTGGCGGTATCGGGAGTAGGATTGCTCTATCAGGGCGATGGAAACGATAAGTTGAGCACGGCGGGTTTTGCCCTCGTCATGTGTTCATCCCTGCTCTACGCCCTTTACATCATCTCCATCAACCAATGGAAGAATCCGGGCATGTCGAACATCAAGTTTACCTTTTATATATTAGTCTTCGGACTGCTTACGATGTTTGTCTATTCGTTTATTGCAGGCGAGCCGATACTGATGCTTCAAACGCCTAAACAATGGCTCTGTGCTGCCCAGCTGGCTTTGTTGCCAACGGTATTGTCGCTCTTCTTCATGACGGTTTCCATCAATCTTATCGGCAGTACTCCAGCCGCCATCATGGGAGCCTTGGAGCCGGTAACAGCCGTCATCATCGGCGTATGCGTCTTCGGCGAGAGTTTCTCTCTGCAGCTGGCGATAGGTATCCTCGCTATCCTGGCTGGCGTAACGATTATCATCGCAAGAAAGAAAGGGTAA